One genomic window of Candidatus Auribacterota bacterium includes the following:
- a CDS encoding glycosyltransferase family 4 protein, with protein MSSRPLKILRLITRLNIGGPSIHAIALSADLPADKFTTTLVCGRPGPREGDMRARAEERGVTPVVIPALQRELNPCDDIRSLVKIIGIVRRERPDIIHTHLAKAGTIGRIAGLFCPGVKTVHTFHGHVFSGYFSPARTRLYLRLERWLARHTDRIVVLSESQREELVGRYRIGRASQYAVIPLGFDLERFDHSQTLRGELRRELAIPPTSPIVSTVGRLVPIKDHDLFLSAARRVLDERPDAVFLVVGDGPLRGELEETARGRGFGDRIFFLGWHSDLERVYADSDLVALTSLNEGTPVSLIEASAAGRAVVATDVGGVGDVVRHGVSGLLARTRDPREIAALMLDLLGDRARAEIMGEAGKKFVRGRYAKQRLLNDITRLYTELSGREQWT; from the coding sequence GTGAGTTCCCGCCCCCTCAAGATACTCAGGCTCATCACGCGCCTGAATATCGGAGGGCCGTCCATCCACGCCATCGCGCTCAGCGCCGATCTGCCGGCGGATAAATTCACGACGACGCTCGTGTGCGGCAGGCCGGGCCCGCGCGAGGGAGATATGCGCGCGCGCGCGGAGGAACGGGGCGTCACGCCCGTGGTCATTCCCGCCCTCCAGCGCGAGCTCAACCCGTGTGACGACATCAGGAGCCTCGTTAAAATTATCGGCATTGTGAGGAGGGAGAGGCCGGATATCATACACACGCATCTGGCGAAGGCGGGAACGATCGGGAGGATCGCGGGGCTTTTCTGTCCGGGGGTAAAAACAGTGCACACGTTTCACGGCCATGTGTTCAGCGGCTATTTCTCACCCGCGCGCACGCGCCTGTATCTGCGCCTCGAGCGATGGCTCGCCCGACACACTGACAGGATTGTCGTCCTGAGCGAATCACAGCGCGAAGAGCTCGTGGGGCGGTACAGGATAGGCCGGGCATCGCAGTACGCGGTTATCCCCCTCGGCTTTGATCTGGAGAGATTCGATCACTCACAGACGCTGAGGGGCGAACTGAGACGGGAACTTGCCATCCCCCCTACCTCGCCAATCGTATCCACGGTGGGGCGGCTGGTCCCCATCAAGGACCACGATCTGTTCCTCAGCGCGGCCCGCCGCGTGCTCGACGAGCGCCCGGACGCCGTTTTCCTGGTGGTGGGAGACGGGCCGCTCAGGGGGGAACTCGAGGAGACTGCCCGCGGGCGAGGGTTCGGGGATAGGATATTCTTCCTTGGGTGGCACAGCGACCTTGAGCGGGTCTACGCGGATTCAGATCTGGTTGCGCTCACCTCTCTCAACGAGGGGACGCCCGTTTCTCTCATCGAGGCCTCGGCCGCGGGCAGGGCGGTCGTCGCGACTGATGTCGGCGGGGTGGGCGATGTCGTCCGGCATGGGGTGAGCGGATTACTCGCGCGAACGCGCGATCCGCGGGAAATCGCGGCGCTGATGCTCGATCTCCTGGGAGACCGGGCGCGCGCGGAGATCATGGGGGAGGCGGGGAAAAAGTTCGTGCGCGGTCGCTACGCGAAGCAGAGGCTCCTCAACGATATTACCCGCCTCTATACCGAACTGTCGGGGCGCGAACAATGGACATGA
- the murJ gene encoding murein biosynthesis integral membrane protein MurJ has product MDMSTNRKIAKASIILITASSLGYILSLVKEIMVANYFGITKAMDAFYAAVAFPALINNVLLTTFGAVFIPLFIRYRLKDRMEANLLASITINYLVIFLVFAALFLALCAPWIIQYGFHGLSRDTAAMAVHMLRILCITVVLSGMIGIMTGILNAQEHFTAPAFSNMMITASAILCIVLFVNRWGVLVLPYGLLAGLVAQFLFLVPMLRAKGFHHSLSLTAGHPAVKEMLSLSCVYFWAIIAAQVNLLVDRVMASYLAPGSIAALGYAEKLIQVPIIIFTGSLATAVYPFFSSQVAEKRIEELKDSLSKSIRISGLIFIPLTAMLIVLAKPIIQLVFQRGAFGRDATELTSALLICYSLQLFFYTVGIIIIRVFLAFQEMAILVKVASAGVLLNVLLNVLFIRLVRPPAAGIALSTSCVQMIMTAAFFVALRKKIGAMSGRSVAIGIVKVVAVAVVMGLGMHVIYGLCRRMMVQPTEMSGAVCVLITVVSGCLIFGVLGFLMKVEELNYVTKVVKERVGGVNHG; this is encoded by the coding sequence ATGGACATGAGCACAAACCGTAAAATCGCGAAGGCCTCGATCATTTTGATCACCGCCAGCAGTCTCGGCTATATCCTTTCCTTGGTCAAAGAGATTATGGTGGCAAACTACTTTGGCATCACGAAGGCGATGGACGCGTTCTACGCAGCGGTTGCGTTCCCCGCCCTGATCAATAACGTGCTCCTCACCACCTTCGGTGCAGTGTTCATACCTCTCTTTATCAGGTACAGGCTCAAAGACCGTATGGAAGCGAACCTCCTTGCCTCGATCACGATCAATTACCTCGTGATATTTCTGGTATTCGCCGCACTCTTCCTCGCACTATGCGCACCGTGGATAATACAATACGGATTTCACGGCCTCTCAAGGGATACGGCCGCGATGGCCGTGCACATGTTGCGGATCTTGTGTATTACGGTTGTGTTGAGCGGGATGATAGGCATCATGACCGGTATCCTCAACGCGCAGGAGCATTTCACTGCCCCCGCATTTTCAAATATGATGATTACGGCGAGCGCGATCCTGTGCATTGTCCTTTTTGTAAATCGATGGGGCGTCCTCGTGCTCCCCTATGGTTTGCTCGCCGGCCTCGTGGCCCAGTTTCTTTTCCTCGTCCCGATGCTGAGGGCGAAGGGCTTCCATCACTCCCTCTCTCTCACTGCGGGTCATCCGGCGGTGAAGGAAATGCTTTCCCTCTCGTGCGTGTATTTCTGGGCGATTATCGCCGCGCAGGTAAATCTTCTCGTTGACCGTGTGATGGCCTCATATCTCGCCCCCGGGAGCATCGCGGCGCTGGGCTATGCGGAGAAATTGATTCAGGTCCCGATTATTATCTTCACCGGTTCCCTCGCCACCGCGGTCTACCCATTTTTTTCGAGTCAGGTAGCGGAAAAAAGAATCGAGGAGCTGAAAGATTCGCTGTCGAAGAGCATACGGATATCAGGATTGATTTTCATACCGCTGACCGCGATGCTGATCGTCCTGGCAAAACCGATTATTCAGCTTGTGTTCCAACGGGGTGCCTTTGGGCGCGACGCAACGGAATTGACCTCGGCACTCCTCATCTGCTATTCATTGCAGCTCTTTTTTTACACCGTGGGCATCATCATCATCAGGGTATTTCTCGCGTTTCAGGAAATGGCGATACTCGTGAAGGTGGCATCGGCGGGAGTGCTCTTGAACGTGCTGCTCAATGTGCTGTTTATACGGCTGGTTCGGCCACCCGCTGCGGGGATCGCGCTGTCCACCTCATGCGTGCAGATGATCATGACGGCCGCCTTCTTCGTGGCGCTGAGGAAGAAAATCGGCGCCATGAGTGGAAGGTCTGTGGCGATCGGTATTGTTAAGGTAGTCGCGGTCGCCGTGGTGATGGGGTTGGGGATGCACGTGATATACGGACTGTGCCGGCGGATGATGGTACAGCCGACTGAGATGAGCGGCGCGGTGTGCGTGCTCATCACGGTGGTCTCAGGCTGCCTTATTTTCGGCGTGCTCGGTTTCCTCATGAAAGTTGAAGAGTTGAATTATGTGACTAAAGTGGTGAAGGAGAGGGTAGGGGGTGTGAATCATGGATGA
- a CDS encoding class I SAM-dependent methyltransferase codes for MDDSGRAFRFGKNWDLFIRRALSDERIRISREHILKFLELPDLAGKYFLDVGCGSGLSSRAALEAGAERVVSFDSDPDSVRTTERVRQMSGSPPHWTVLRGSILDEAFVASLEPADIVYAWGVLHHTGQMWKAIEYAAGLMREHGVFYVALYTRSSKSDYWVKVKKRYNSAQAFQKRLMELRYIVRHTFLPQLLHRKNPLRWIRNYESMRGMSYLTDLRDWLGGWPYEDAKIEDVLRFCRNKLNLELINISTGEANTEYLFLKQNAKG; via the coding sequence ATGGATGACAGCGGACGCGCGTTCAGATTCGGCAAAAACTGGGACCTGTTCATACGGCGCGCGCTGAGCGATGAGCGGATTCGTATTTCACGGGAGCACATCCTCAAGTTTCTAGAGTTGCCGGATCTCGCGGGGAAATACTTTTTAGACGTGGGATGTGGAAGCGGGCTCTCCTCGCGTGCGGCCCTCGAGGCAGGCGCGGAGAGAGTTGTGAGTTTTGACAGCGATCCCGATTCAGTGAGGACGACCGAGAGGGTCAGGCAGATGAGCGGGAGCCCGCCCCACTGGACCGTGTTACGTGGATCTATCCTCGATGAGGCATTTGTTGCGTCACTTGAACCTGCGGATATCGTGTACGCGTGGGGAGTGCTGCACCATACCGGCCAGATGTGGAAAGCCATTGAATATGCCGCGGGTTTGATGAGGGAACATGGAGTGTTCTATGTGGCGCTCTACACGAGAAGCTCAAAGTCCGATTACTGGGTGAAGGTGAAAAAGCGATACAACAGTGCTCAAGCTTTCCAGAAGAGGCTGATGGAGTTGCGCTACATCGTGCGCCACACCTTCCTCCCGCAGCTCCTCCACAGGAAGAATCCGCTGCGATGGATAAGAAACTACGAGAGTATGCGGGGGATGTCGTATCTCACGGATCTGAGAGACTGGCTTGGGGGATGGCCTTACGAGGATGCGAAGATCGAAGACGTGCTGCGATTCTGCCGCAACAAACTTAATCTGGAGCTGATCAATATCAGCACGGGCGAGGCGAACACGGAGTACCTCTTCCTCAAGCAGAATGCGAAAGGATAG